From Paraburkholderia sprentiae WSM5005:
GCTGACGTACTGCATCATCCTGTCGATGTATGGCGGCGGCTTCTCGACGGTGCCGGCCTATCTCGCCGACATGTTCGGCACGACGTTCGTCGGTGGCATTCATGGGCGTCTGTTGACAGCGTGGGCCGCGGCGGGCGTCGCGGGTCCGGTGCTCGTCAACTACATCCGCGCGTATGAAGTCGCGAACGGCGTCGCGAAAGCGGACGCGTACACGATGACCGTGCACATCATGGCGGTGCTGCTGGTGATCGGCTTTATCTGCAACCTGCTGGTCAAGCGCGTGGATGCAAAGCACCACATGACCGATGCACAAGTCGCCAAAGGCGCGTGAGGAGATCCGTATGTCGACCGTTCAAACCGTCCATCCGACTAGCAAGGCGAAGCTGGTGGTGTTCTGGCTGTACGTGATGATTCCGCTTGCGTGGGGCGTGATCAATACGTTGTCGCAGGCGACGAAGTTGTTCAAGTGATGATCTGATGTCATGCGCACCCCGGCCTGGTTGAGGGCGGGGTGCAGATAGCGTGCCGCGTCGCTAGTCTCACCGCCCCCCGTCACCGCCCCAACCCACTACGCGCGATCTGCTGCTCGACGAACTGCGCGAACAAAGCGTGCATATGCGTCGTCGGATGAAGGTCATCGGCGAACATGTACGTTTGATCCGCATTGGCCGTCACATAGGTCGCCGGCGAGCATAGCAGCGCGGTGTCATCGGGCGTTTTCCTCGGATCGCAGGCCTGCCCCGTGTTCGACACCGAAAAACCGTTCGCCTGAAAATCTCCGATGACCTGATTCGTCCACGTGTACGAATCGACCTCGATCACCTTCGACTGCAGCCCATCGCTTTGCAGCGCGGTATTCAACGTGCCGTTGAAAAGCTGCGACAACTGCGTGAGGTTCGCGCCACCATCGGCCGAAGCGAGCCCCTTCGGCGATAGCCCGATATTCGGCAGATTGATCACCACCACATGCGCGCCGCCGTTCTGCACGATCTGTCCGACGAGCTGGGCGAGCGTCGTGGCCGCCGCCTGCACGATCGGCGCCGCGGCGGGCAGGTTGCCGGCGCGAAGCACATCGTTCGCGCCCGCCCATACGAGCACGAGCTGATTGGCGTTGAAGCTGCCGTGAGCGCTCAGATAGCTCGACAGCTGCTGATTCACAGGCATTTCGATGTCGCCGATGACGTCGCTCAGATATTCGTACTGGTTCGCCGGTGTCGCCACCGTCGAGCCGCCTTCCGCATAACCGAAGCCGCTTTGCGCACTCAGCTTGTGCGTGAGATCGATCGTGAACGCCGCGCTGAGCGTATCGCCGTAATATTGCGCGACGTCCTGAGCCCAGATCTGGCCGGGATTGGTCGTGAATCGCCCGCCGTTCACGGCGCTCGCGAGCGGTGCATAGGTGCCGACGTCCGATAGGCTGTCGCCGAACGACACCACCTGCAGCTTGACGCCACCGGCCGGCCCGCTCGTCGTGCTGCTGCCGCTACCCGGCCCGCCACCGCCGTTGCCGCCCCCGCCACAGGCCGCGAGCAACGTGGTCGATATGGCAAAAACTACAGCGCATACCTTGTCATTTATTCCTCGCATTTGCTGCTCCTCGCCGGGCGGTCCAGACGGTGTCGAGTACGTCGCGCGCGTGATCGGTGCCGGATCGCACGCAGCTCTTCGAACCAGCATCGCCTATGCCCAGCAAAGAGATGCCGCCCGGCTCAAAGCCTCTCGAACACCACTTCCTGCGCGCCTTCCCAGAGTACCTTGGTGCCGAGTTCGCGCAGTTTTTCCTTGCCTTCGACGATCGTCAGAAAATGATTGCCCGCAAGCTGCCCCAGCTTGCTCGCGAAGCAGCACGAGCCATACGCGAGGATGATCTCGGTCTCGCTATAGCCGCCCGGATAGAACAGGATGTCGCCGACCGATGGATGGCTCGTGTGATTCTCAAAGCCGACCGCGACACCGTCGGTTTCGAGCCGGAATTCGCCGAGCGGCACCCAGCAACCCTCGCCGCTCCAGCGCACATGGATCAGCTTCTGCCGATACGGCAGAAGCGCCAGGAACGCGGCCACGGTCTGGGGCGCATCGGGGTGCGTTTCGGCGATAAAGGTGTGGCCGCAGGCGGTCATTTTGAGTCGGGTCATCGAGCGTGTCATCCTGTGTGTGAGGTCCGAAAGGCGATTCGATTCTGTCGTCCGATGCAAGCATTCGACAGGTACAGTTGCCCGCGCGCCGGTCAGGCCAGTTAGACCAGATCGGTTGCGGACGGCCGGCCCAGCGGCAAAGGCTTGCGCGAGCGGCCATGCCAGTTTTCACGACGCGCCGCCACGAAAGTTCGTAGTTTGCAAGCTGCGCAATGCAACGCACACTGCGCAAGTGCGTGATTCCGATTGGAACAAGGGCTCGCCGTCGCAGCCGGCGTGCGTATCAGCCGCGCAGTCGGTAGGCGAGCGGCGTCGCGCCATAGCCACGTTTGAACTGCACGGAAAAATGACTGGCATTCTCGAAGCCAACTTCGAGCGCAATTTGCAGCACGGTTCGATCCGTCGCGCGCAGCAGCCTGGCAGCTTCCTCGAGCCGCAAGCGCGTGACGAACTGATGCGGCGTCTCCCCGGTTTCGCGGCGAAACACCCGAGCAAAATGAAAACTGCTTAGGCCGGCCTGCTCGGCCAGTTCGGCGATCGCCAGATCTTCGGCGAGATTGGCTCGGATGTAGTCGGTCACTCGCCGAATCCGGCGCGGCACCAGCCGTTCGGTCCACGTCGCGCTGCCGCGTCGCGCGCCGTTGCCGCCCGAATAGTGCTGCAGCAGGTGCGCGGCGAGAGCATGAACCAGCGTATCGACATACAGACGCGAATCGGCCGGATCGCGGGCGGCGCGATGCAGCGCGGCAAGCAGCGCGGCGATCAGCGGATCGTTGAAGCGCATCGCGTCGCCGAGCGACAGTTCGCGCGACGCGTCGAGCCCCAGCTGTTGCGCGACGCTGTCGATCAAATCGCGCTCGATGTGCACGTGCAGCGTAGACAATGGCTCGTCGCTCAGCGAATGCCAGCGCCACGAGATTGGCGCGGGCGGCACGAACCACAGGTCGTTCACGCGCATATCGGCGCTTTGCCAGCGCCCGCCGAGGTTGCGTTCGAGATGCTCGGCGCCGCTCGCGAGCGTCATCAGCGTGAAGTCGCGCAAACCGGGCGCTTCGAGCAGGTCTTGCCGCGCCGGCTCGAGATACGAGCGCAGCACCAGATGCCGCCACTCGCGATCCACGCTCGACACGAGTCGCTGGCCGGCCATGTAGCGATCGTAGGCGAGCGTCGTCGTGAGTTGGGGAATTCGTGCCATCACATCCCTTCGAAGGAGGTGCCGTATGGAAGGAGAAGCGCCGCCGTACCTGTATTGCCGGTCCACTGTCAGCGCAAGATCGCAAAAATGATAGCAAGGAACCGGCTACCGACATTTCACGAAATCGCTAATCATTGAGGTTGTCGTCTTTCACGCGTTTAGAACGCCGGAGCTACCGTTTCATGGAACATGAATGCGATACGCTGCCGCAATGGCTGACCGGCTCGCCGCAAGGCGAAGCCGGGCACGCGTCGGCAGCAAACCCGAGAGCGGCGTCCGCCCAACCGGCTTACCCGGCCGGCGCGCGGCACGCCGCCAATTCAGCCCACGCGGCTGAAGCATCGAAGACGTCTGTGCGCGCCGCGAATGGTGCGACGCGCAGTGGCTTCCTGACTCTGTTCACCGAGGAGGAGATCGGCACGCCGTCGCCCGCGGCGCGCCGGGCCGCGCCGCTGATCAGTCCGCTGGGACGGTTCGGCAGCGCGCAGGACCGCATGGAGTTCGTGCGCCAGCGCATCAGGCAGCTGGGCTTCGACTCGTTCAGCTATACCGCCACGCGCACGTCGTCGCATCACAAGACGATGTTCGTGTTGACGAGCTACGAGTCGCAGGCGTGGCTCGCGCGCTATTTCCGCGAGCGCTATTTCGAACTCGACCCGCGCGTCACGCTCGCGTCGCCGACCGGCATGCCGTTTCTGTGGAATACCGCCGATCTGCGCGCCGACCTGCCGCGCGCGCAGTTGCGCAGTGAGCGGCTCGGCGCCCTGATCGACATGCTGGAGGCGACCGGGCGCAAAAGCGGCATTCTCACGCAGATGCCGCTGCCCGAGCCGGAGCTGAGCGCGAGCCTGTGCTTCAACTCGGAGATCGGCAACCCGCGCTGGATGACCGAATCGATCGTTGCGGAAACGCTGATGTTCGCGCATACGATTCACGAGTTCATCTTGATGCACGCGAAAAGCGTGATTGGCATCGCGCCCACGCAGCAGCAGCGCGTCGCGCTGAGCAAGCTGCAGCATGCGGTGCTGAAGGCGGTCGTGCAGGGACAGCGTGACAAGGAAATCGCGTATTTCCTCGGGCTGTCACCGCATAACGTCGATTACCATCTGCGGCGCTTGCGGCAACTGTTCAATGTGCGCAACCGCGTGCAGTTGATCAATGTCGCGCAGGCGTATCTGTCGTAGCTGGCGTCACCGCGCATCGATCAAGAGGGCGCGACGGCTGTTCGCTGTCGCGCCCTCTGCCGATCGCGCGGTCTTATCAGCTTTTCAAGCGATAGCCGGTCCTGAAGATCCAGCCGACGATCACGAGGAACACGGCGAGGAAAAGCAGTGTCATGGCGAGACTGAGGCCGACGTCGACGTCGCCCAGCTCGTAGAAGCTCCAGCGAAAGCCGCTAACCAGATAGACGATCGGATTGAACAGCGTGACGCCGTGCCAGAACGGCGGCAGCATGTTCACCGAGTAAAAGGCGCCGCCGAGGAACGTGAGCGGCGTGACGATCAGGAGCGGCACCAGTTGCAGCTTTTCGAAGCTGTCGGCCCAGATGCCGATGATGAAGCCGAGCAGACTGAACGTGACGGCCGTCAGCACGAGAAACAGCACCATCCAGAATGGATGCATGATCTGCAACGGCACGAACAGCGCAGCGGTCGCCAGAATGATCAGCCCGAGCAGAATCGACTTGGTGGCGGCCGCGCCCACATAGCTGACGACGATCTCCAGATACGATACGGGCGCCGACAGCAGCTCGTAGATCGTGCCGGTGAAACGCGGAAAATAAATCCCGAACGACGCATTGGCGATGCTTTGCGACAGCAGCGACAGCATGATCAGCCCCGGCACGATGAACGCGCCGTAGCTGATGCCCTCGACTTCCTTGATACGCGAGCCGATCGCCGAACCGAACACGACGAAGTAAAGCGAAGTGGAAATCACCGGCGCGATGATGCTTTGCATCAGCGTGCGCCACGTGCGCGCCATTTCGAACTTGTAGATTGCGCGCATTGCGTAGATGTTCATTGGTCCCCTCGCAGCAGGCTGACGAAAATGTCTTCGAGCGAACTCTGCGTGGTGTGCAGGTCCTTGAAGCGGATGCCCGTGTCGTCGAGCGATTTCAGCAGCGCGATGATGTCGGTGCGGCCGCCCTCGCCTTCATAGGTGTAGGTCAGTTCGTTGCCGCCGTTCGCGACCGCAAGCCCGTAGCCGGCGAGCGAAGCCGGCACCTCGTCGAGCGGGCTGTCCAGTTGCAGCGTCAACTGCTTCTTGCCGAGCTTGCGCATCAGCTCGGTCTTCTCTTCGACCAGCATGATCTCGCCCGCGTTGATTACGCCGATGCGGTCGGCCATCTCCTCGGCTTCGTCGATGTAATGCGTGGTCAGGATGATCGTCACGCCGCTCGCGGCGAGCGAGCGCACGAGCTTCCACATGTCGCGCCGCAGCTCGACGTCGACGCCGGCGGTCGGTTCGTCGAGAAACAGCACGCGCGGCTCATGCGACAGCGCCTTCGCGATCAGCACGCGCCGCTTCATGCCGCCCGACAGCGTGATGATCTTGTTGTTGCGCTTGTCCCATAGCGACAAGTCGCGCAGGACTTTCTCGATGTAAGCAGGGTTCTCCCGCTTGCCGAACAGGCCGCGGCTGAACGACACGGTGGCCCAGACGGTTTCGAACGCGTCGGTGGTCAGCTCCTGCGGCACGAGGCCGATCAGCGAGCGCGCCGCGCGGTAGTCGGCGCCGATGTCGTGGCCGTCCACCGTCACGCTGCCTGCGCTCGCGTTGACGATGCCGCAGACGATGCTGATCAGCGTGGTCTTGCCCGCGCCATTGGGCCCGAGCAGCGCGAAGATTTCTCCACGGTTGATCGCCAGATTGATGTTCTTCAGTGCCTGAAAACCGCTGGCATAGGTTTTCGACAGATTCGTGACCGAAACGATTGGCTGCATGGACTCGACGATGGCAAACACCGCTGTTGAATGGCAGGAAACGGCGCGAACGGGCGCGCCGCAACCGCAATGTAATGGAAAGTGCCAAAGCGTGCAGCGCGCGCAAGCGGTTCTTCAGCGACCTCGAAGCACGCCCGAGGCACATCCCTTGCGGCTTCAGTCATGCGAGCGACCAGGCGCTTGCGTGACATCAACCCTATTTGTGGAGGTGAATCATGAAACGCATGACCAGAACGATTTTTGCTTCCGCGCTCGTGATGGCCCTGTCGGGCGGCGTCTACGCGCAGGCGGGCGGCGGCGCGGGTGGCGGTGCTGGCGGTAGTGCGGGAGGCGCCGGCGGCGGCGCTGCCGGCGGCATGAGCGGCGGGGCCGGCGGCGGGGGCGGCACCGGCATCGGCGCCGGCGGCGGCACGACGGGCGGCGCGGGCGGCACGGCCACACCAGGCGTCGGACCCAACTCGGTGCGCACCCCGGGCAACACCGGCTCCGGCTATGGTTCGCCGGGTGTGACCGGCACCGGCGGCGGCATGGGCACCGGCACCGGCGCAACGCCGAACGGCGCAACGACCAATCGTTCGACGAGCGGCACGGGCCATGGCATGAACAACGGCACGCGCAGCGGGACCGGCAACGGCATGAACAACGGCACGATGCAGAACGGGCAGTAACGGCGGTCGAGCTTCGCCAAGGCGACGCGGCATCGGGAGTTGCCGCGTCGCCGTCTTCTTGCCTTCTTGCGCGGTTCGCTGGTCCGCACCGGTGCTGCGAC
This genomic window contains:
- a CDS encoding ABC transporter permease; protein product: MNIYAMRAIYKFEMARTWRTLMQSIIAPVISTSLYFVVFGSAIGSRIKEVEGISYGAFIVPGLIMLSLLSQSIANASFGIYFPRFTGTIYELLSAPVSYLEIVVSYVGAAATKSILLGLIILATAALFVPLQIMHPFWMVLFLVLTAVTFSLLGFIIGIWADSFEKLQLVPLLIVTPLTFLGGAFYSVNMLPPFWHGVTLFNPIVYLVSGFRWSFYELGDVDVGLSLAMTLLFLAVFLVIVGWIFRTGYRLKS
- a CDS encoding SGNH/GDSL hydrolase family protein, with product MRGINDKVCAVVFAISTTLLAACGGGGNGGGGPGSGSSTTSGPAGGVKLQVVSFGDSLSDVGTYAPLASAVNGGRFTTNPGQIWAQDVAQYYGDTLSAAFTIDLTHKLSAQSGFGYAEGGSTVATPANQYEYLSDVIGDIEMPVNQQLSSYLSAHGSFNANQLVLVWAGANDVLRAGNLPAAAPIVQAAATTLAQLVGQIVQNGGAHVVVINLPNIGLSPKGLASADGGANLTQLSQLFNGTLNTALQSDGLQSKVIEVDSYTWTNQVIGDFQANGFSVSNTGQACDPRKTPDDTALLCSPATYVTANADQTYMFADDLHPTTHMHALFAQFVEQQIARSGLGR
- a CDS encoding ABC transporter ATP-binding protein, which encodes MQPIVSVTNLSKTYASGFQALKNINLAINRGEIFALLGPNGAGKTTLISIVCGIVNASAGSVTVDGHDIGADYRAARSLIGLVPQELTTDAFETVWATVSFSRGLFGKRENPAYIEKVLRDLSLWDKRNNKIITLSGGMKRRVLIAKALSHEPRVLFLDEPTAGVDVELRRDMWKLVRSLAASGVTIILTTHYIDEAEEMADRIGVINAGEIMLVEEKTELMRKLGKKQLTLQLDSPLDEVPASLAGYGLAVANGGNELTYTYEGEGGRTDIIALLKSLDDTGIRFKDLHTTQSSLEDIFVSLLRGDQ
- a CDS encoding MFS transporter small subunit, which translates into the protein MSTVQTVHPTSKAKLVVFWLYVMIPLAWGVINTLSQATKLFK
- a CDS encoding DUF3830 family protein, producing MTRLKMTACGHTFIAETHPDAPQTVAAFLALLPYRQKLIHVRWSGEGCWVPLGEFRLETDGVAVGFENHTSHPSVGDILFYPGGYSETEIILAYGSCCFASKLGQLAGNHFLTIVEGKEKLRELGTKVLWEGAQEVVFERL
- a CDS encoding helix-turn-helix domain-containing protein — its product is MARIPQLTTTLAYDRYMAGQRLVSSVDREWRHLVLRSYLEPARQDLLEAPGLRDFTLMTLASGAEHLERNLGGRWQSADMRVNDLWFVPPAPISWRWHSLSDEPLSTLHVHIERDLIDSVAQQLGLDASRELSLGDAMRFNDPLIAALLAALHRAARDPADSRLYVDTLVHALAAHLLQHYSGGNGARRGSATWTERLVPRRIRRVTDYIRANLAEDLAIAELAEQAGLSSFHFARVFRRETGETPHQFVTRLRLEEAARLLRATDRTVLQIALEVGFENASHFSVQFKRGYGATPLAYRLRG
- a CDS encoding helix-turn-helix transcriptional regulator; the protein is MEHECDTLPQWLTGSPQGEAGHASAANPRAASAQPAYPAGARHAANSAHAAEASKTSVRAANGATRSGFLTLFTEEEIGTPSPAARRAAPLISPLGRFGSAQDRMEFVRQRIRQLGFDSFSYTATRTSSHHKTMFVLTSYESQAWLARYFRERYFELDPRVTLASPTGMPFLWNTADLRADLPRAQLRSERLGALIDMLEATGRKSGILTQMPLPEPELSASLCFNSEIGNPRWMTESIVAETLMFAHTIHEFILMHAKSVIGIAPTQQQRVALSKLQHAVLKAVVQGQRDKEIAYFLGLSPHNVDYHLRRLRQLFNVRNRVQLINVAQAYLS